A window from Corynebacterium urealyticum DSM 7109 encodes these proteins:
- a CDS encoding murein biosynthesis integral membrane protein MurJ: MWTMMDSVTNPDVPEDSADSAGHGSTPPTKPPAGQRGRFIEARPPALAPQAREEANTPETTDDYSSLSVAPSQHGQEPENTTPEAPAAPAVDFRRPASEIHLGNERHAYDQYEFGLAGELGHSADPGADPAGRQYRASSQPARTSARALAGAGVGAAASRGAASRAAASAGTAGTNAPEHTATPAVTATTGGGDVPPEEDTPTDRTAAAAAEQDKQNEQPSDADVVRTGGSMAIATLLSRITGFLRTVLIGSALGAAVASAFNTANTLPNLITELVLGAVLTSLVVPVLVRAEKEDPDRGEAFIRRLLTMTFSITVIITLLAVGAAPWLIRLTLDQDGQVNVQMATMFAYLVLPQIFFYAMFAVFMAVLNTKGVFKPGAWAPVVNNLVTITVLGGYLLLPEDTKLQPTDHVTISDPHVLLLGLGTTLGVVFQALIMVPYLRKAGINLRPLWGVDERLKNFAGMGVAIVLYVAISQVGWAVNNQIASSASGDAPTIYMNAWQLLQMPYGVIGVTLLTAVMPRLSRNAADGDDKAVVRDLTVASRLTMFAMIPIIVFMTAFGGIIGPALFAYRSFSMETASVLGWTVSFSAFTLIPYSLVLLHLRVFYAREEVWTPTFIIAGITITKIALVSIAPFIATEPRLVVVLLGAANGFGFVTGAIIGVLLLRRSLGNLNSGEVMRTSIWAFGASLVGALVAWLVDLALTNTIITPGQNPGFLIRLLITGPVFLIATGVVMARSKLPEVLTVGSALSRVPGIGRFFSGRQAEEELGSAAERMVPAPLGPAEAAREAAVANSLLPPLPPLSAGRVRGPRLVPGAPILDGRYRLLADHGGSTAARFWQARRTATGELVGLTILDPLAAVRQGKRPGEYVPNQSRLVMQIKQEMSQKSRAMMEAQEAALAHALENADDGAEGEEANPLAGLTQIQQVIDSPGSVVVVSDWTDGSALSAVADSSPDPLAVGFAVADLAEAAAEMHDHGLALGVDHRDRIRISTAGGAVLAFPGYLPNNSSAQDMQGIAAVLELLLANVPVSEIPKELLAESLAASNLSAEQRAAVISGGAANPAAARSEDTDKDADADADRNEGDHRDEGDVPPNPADRDPRELATRLRYLTSGELAINPDEAPTPQVQKTGFGVRQARLQHVAVIGGIAIGSALLIAALVASLLSVVGGGREDSPLSTDSIRSGAEGIIKREPTIVPIRNVREWMPAGAKGTLDAPEDVQLVTDGRAATKWQSDSYLSPLGRTPEATKEGIGLLVDLPTGTRIHALQLEGLAPGMKVELRRVDEATAPTDPAAPHGAAVPNKEGAKASAQPTASEEPSASETTPEGEATATTTSGNQSANLRKVPLTLDETTSLGTVTATESTMNVEFHGEDGQDVLVGQGANQKLLKALAEAKAKEAAKAGGADEASEGAESEEERAEDAEKKEQGTKPMKQLLIWITQLPEADGRATLGELRVMGTWQGQNRVDETSTAPSSPTPSSSARGSARAYPQERS, encoded by the coding sequence ATGTGGACGATGATGGATTCTGTGACTAACCCAGACGTTCCCGAGGATTCCGCTGACAGCGCAGGCCACGGCAGCACGCCACCGACCAAGCCACCCGCAGGCCAGCGCGGCCGCTTCATCGAAGCCCGCCCGCCCGCGCTGGCCCCCCAGGCGCGCGAAGAAGCCAATACTCCGGAAACAACGGACGACTACTCCTCACTGAGCGTCGCCCCCTCCCAGCACGGTCAGGAACCCGAAAACACCACGCCCGAGGCCCCAGCCGCCCCGGCTGTGGACTTCCGCCGGCCCGCCTCGGAGATCCACCTGGGCAACGAGCGGCACGCCTATGACCAATACGAGTTCGGCCTCGCCGGGGAGCTCGGGCACTCCGCCGACCCCGGGGCAGACCCCGCGGGCCGCCAGTACCGCGCCAGCTCCCAACCGGCCCGCACCTCCGCCCGAGCGCTCGCTGGCGCCGGGGTCGGAGCTGCCGCCTCCCGCGGCGCAGCATCCCGCGCCGCCGCATCCGCCGGAACGGCAGGCACCAACGCCCCCGAACACACCGCGACCCCCGCAGTCACCGCAACCACCGGCGGCGGCGACGTCCCACCGGAGGAAGACACCCCCACGGACCGCACCGCCGCAGCCGCGGCGGAACAGGACAAGCAGAACGAACAACCCTCGGACGCCGACGTCGTCCGCACCGGCGGCTCCATGGCCATCGCGACCCTCCTGTCGCGCATCACCGGCTTCCTGCGCACCGTCCTCATCGGCTCCGCGCTCGGCGCCGCCGTCGCCTCCGCGTTCAACACGGCGAACACCCTGCCGAACCTCATCACGGAGCTCGTCCTCGGCGCGGTGCTGACCTCCCTGGTCGTCCCCGTGCTCGTCCGCGCCGAGAAGGAAGACCCCGACCGCGGCGAAGCCTTCATCCGAAGACTGCTGACGATGACGTTCAGCATCACCGTCATCATCACCCTCCTCGCCGTCGGCGCGGCACCCTGGCTGATCAGACTCACACTCGACCAAGACGGCCAGGTCAACGTCCAAATGGCGACAATGTTCGCCTACCTGGTGCTCCCGCAGATCTTCTTCTACGCCATGTTCGCCGTGTTCATGGCCGTGCTGAACACCAAGGGAGTATTCAAACCCGGCGCGTGGGCGCCCGTGGTCAACAACCTCGTGACCATCACCGTCCTCGGCGGCTACCTACTGCTCCCCGAGGACACGAAGCTCCAGCCCACCGACCACGTCACCATCAGCGACCCGCACGTGCTGCTGCTGGGGCTCGGAACCACCCTCGGCGTGGTCTTCCAAGCGCTCATCATGGTGCCCTACCTCCGCAAGGCGGGCATCAACCTGCGGCCCCTGTGGGGCGTGGACGAGCGCCTGAAGAACTTCGCCGGCATGGGCGTGGCCATCGTGCTCTACGTGGCCATCTCCCAGGTCGGTTGGGCCGTCAATAACCAGATCGCCTCCAGCGCGTCCGGGGACGCCCCGACGATCTACATGAACGCCTGGCAGCTGCTGCAGATGCCCTACGGCGTCATCGGCGTGACCCTGCTAACCGCCGTCATGCCGCGCCTGTCCCGCAACGCCGCCGACGGCGACGATAAGGCCGTGGTCCGGGACCTCACCGTCGCCAGCCGCCTGACCATGTTCGCGATGATCCCCATCATCGTGTTCATGACCGCATTCGGCGGGATCATCGGACCGGCACTGTTCGCCTACCGCTCCTTCTCCATGGAAACCGCGAGCGTGCTGGGATGGACCGTTTCCTTTTCCGCCTTCACGCTCATCCCGTACTCCCTGGTGCTGCTGCACCTGCGCGTGTTCTACGCCCGCGAGGAGGTCTGGACCCCGACCTTCATCATCGCCGGCATCACGATCACCAAGATCGCGCTGGTCTCCATCGCGCCATTCATCGCCACCGAGCCGCGACTCGTCGTGGTGTTGCTGGGTGCGGCCAACGGCTTCGGCTTCGTCACCGGCGCGATCATCGGCGTGCTGCTGCTGCGCCGTTCCCTGGGCAACCTCAACTCCGGCGAGGTGATGCGCACCAGCATCTGGGCCTTCGGCGCCTCCCTCGTCGGCGCGCTCGTCGCCTGGCTGGTGGACCTGGCTCTCACCAACACGATCATCACCCCCGGCCAGAACCCGGGCTTCCTGATTCGCCTGCTGATCACCGGCCCGGTGTTCCTCATCGCCACCGGCGTGGTCATGGCGCGCTCCAAGCTGCCCGAGGTGCTCACCGTCGGCTCCGCGCTCTCCCGCGTCCCTGGTATCGGCCGCTTCTTTTCCGGACGTCAAGCCGAGGAGGAACTGGGCTCCGCCGCAGAGCGCATGGTTCCCGCCCCGCTGGGCCCCGCAGAGGCCGCCCGCGAGGCTGCCGTGGCCAACTCCCTGTTGCCGCCCCTGCCGCCACTGTCCGCAGGGCGCGTGCGCGGCCCACGCCTGGTGCCCGGCGCGCCGATCCTGGACGGGCGCTACCGCCTGCTCGCCGACCACGGTGGCTCCACTGCCGCCCGGTTCTGGCAGGCCCGGCGCACCGCCACCGGGGAGCTGGTTGGGCTCACCATCCTCGACCCGCTGGCAGCGGTGCGCCAGGGCAAGCGCCCCGGCGAGTACGTGCCGAACCAGTCCCGACTGGTGATGCAGATCAAGCAGGAAATGTCGCAGAAATCACGGGCCATGATGGAGGCCCAGGAGGCCGCCCTCGCACACGCCCTTGAGAACGCCGACGACGGCGCCGAGGGCGAGGAGGCGAACCCGCTGGCCGGACTCACGCAGATCCAGCAGGTCATCGACAGCCCCGGCAGCGTGGTCGTGGTGTCCGACTGGACCGACGGCTCCGCACTCTCCGCAGTCGCGGACTCCAGCCCGGACCCGCTGGCCGTCGGCTTCGCCGTCGCCGACCTCGCCGAGGCCGCCGCGGAGATGCACGACCATGGCCTGGCCCTCGGCGTGGACCACCGCGACCGCATCCGCATCAGCACCGCCGGGGGTGCTGTCCTCGCCTTCCCCGGCTACCTGCCGAATAACTCCTCCGCGCAGGACATGCAGGGCATCGCCGCCGTCCTCGAGCTCCTGCTGGCCAACGTGCCGGTCTCGGAGATCCCGAAGGAACTCCTCGCCGAGTCGCTGGCCGCCAGCAACCTCAGCGCCGAGCAGCGCGCCGCCGTCATCAGCGGCGGGGCGGCCAACCCGGCGGCCGCACGTAGCGAGGACACCGACAAGGACGCAGACGCAGACGCAGACCGCAACGAAGGCGACCACCGCGACGAGGGCGACGTCCCACCGAATCCGGCGGACCGCGACCCCCGCGAACTGGCGACCAGGCTGCGCTACCTCACCTCCGGGGAGCTGGCCATCAACCCGGACGAAGCGCCGACCCCGCAGGTCCAGAAGACCGGCTTCGGTGTGCGCCAGGCGCGCCTGCAGCACGTCGCCGTCATCGGCGGCATCGCCATCGGCTCCGCCCTGCTCATCGCCGCGCTCGTCGCCAGCCTGCTCAGCGTGGTCGGCGGGGGACGGGAGGACTCGCCGCTATCCACGGACTCCATCCGCTCCGGCGCGGAGGGCATCATCAAGCGCGAGCCGACGATCGTGCCGATCCGCAACGTCCGCGAATGGATGCCCGCCGGCGCGAAGGGCACCCTCGACGCGCCTGAGGACGTCCAGCTGGTCACCGACGGGCGCGCGGCGACGAAGTGGCAGTCCGACTCCTACCTCAGCCCGCTGGGGCGCACCCCGGAGGCCACGAAGGAGGGCATCGGACTGCTCGTGGACCTGCCGACTGGCACCCGGATCCACGCACTGCAGCTGGAGGGGCTCGCCCCCGGCATGAAGGTCGAGCTGCGCCGCGTCGACGAGGCCACCGCGCCGACCGACCCGGCGGCACCACACGGGGCGGCCGTCCCGAACAAGGAGGGCGCCAAGGCCTCCGCCCAACCGACCGCCTCGGAGGAGCCGAGCGCTTCGGAGACCACGCCGGAGGGTGAGGCGACAGCCACCACGACCAGCGGAAACCAGTCCGCCAACCTGCGCAAGGTCCCGCTCACCCTGGACGAGACCACCTCCCTGGGCACCGTGACCGCCACCGAGTCCACGATGAACGTGGAATTCCACGGCGAGGACGGGCAGGACGTCCTCGTGGGCCAGGGTGCGAACCAGAAGCTGCTGAAGGCCCTGGCGGAGGCCAAGGCCAAGGAGGCGGCGAAGGCTGGCGGCGCTGATGAGGCTTCGGAGGGGGCCGAGTCTGAGGAGGAGCGCGCCGAGGACGCCGAGAAGAAGGAGCAGGGCACCAAGCCGATGAAGCAGCTGCTGATCTGGATCACCCAGCTGCCGGAGGCCGACGGCCGCGCCACCCTCGGCGAACTGCGCGTCATGGGCACCTGGCAGGGCCAGAACCGCGTGGACGAGACCAGCACCGCGCCGAGCAGTCCGACACCGAGCAGTTCGGCACGGGGGAGCGCACGCGCTTATCCACAAGAGCGGAGCTAA
- a CDS encoding RNA polymerase sigma factor: MTAPVTDTQHTTAPDRAAATTWGSAPSNTGDAPHTSAHRTDQELLAEHIAGDPLALHTLLARHEVRMHWAERAAGVPESELADVHQEAVLKIHRRAATFRNRSSVVTWMVTIAHRTALNFVTAQHRRGHRHREDISDCERDLPSSHATPNQELSVDLHNALASIPVLFRQTVVLRGMLGYSISEISAMLDVAPGTVKSRYSRGRRLLQDHLVLADYADHP; this comes from the coding sequence ATGACGGCACCAGTCACCGACACACAGCACACCACCGCGCCGGATAGGGCGGCAGCCACCACGTGGGGCAGCGCGCCAAGCAACACGGGGGACGCGCCCCACACCAGCGCGCACCGCACCGACCAGGAGCTGCTCGCCGAGCACATCGCCGGCGACCCGCTCGCACTCCACACACTGCTGGCCCGCCACGAGGTCCGCATGCACTGGGCAGAACGCGCCGCCGGCGTCCCGGAGAGCGAACTGGCGGACGTCCACCAGGAAGCCGTCCTGAAAATCCACCGCCGCGCCGCCACCTTCCGCAACCGCTCCAGCGTCGTGACCTGGATGGTGACCATCGCGCACCGCACCGCCCTGAACTTCGTGACCGCCCAGCACCGGCGCGGGCACCGCCACCGCGAGGACATCAGTGACTGTGAACGCGACCTGCCGAGCTCGCACGCCACACCGAACCAGGAGCTCAGCGTTGACCTGCACAACGCGTTGGCCAGCATCCCGGTCCTGTTCCGGCAGACCGTCGTGCTGCGCGGGATGCTCGGCTACTCCATCTCCGAGATCTCCGCGATGCTCGATGTCGCGCCCGGCACCGTGAAATCCCGCTACTCGCGCGGGCGACGCTTGCTGCAGGACCACCTCGTGCTTGCCGACTATGCCGACCACCCCTGA
- the trxB gene encoding thioredoxin-disulfide reductase, whose amino-acid sequence MSQPFLQANVGIGVNKAGDAAAAATPADTPDTSASSGGTHDPAEKIHNVIIVGSGPAGYTAAIYAARAELEPIVFEGMDFGGLLMQTTEVENFPGFAKGIQGPELMDEMRNQAERFGADLRMEDVEKMDLTGEIKKVWVDGEEYQARAVILATGAAPRYLNIPGEQEMIGRGVSACATCDGFFFKDRKIAIVGGGDSAMEEADFLTKFGETVTLIHRRDEFRASKIMQERARQNPKIEFLMNSKVTAVHGESAVTSLTVEDTVTGESQEMEFDALFVAIGHDPRVSVFEGQVELKEDGYVKVDEPSTATSLPGVFAAGDLVDSHYQQAITAAGSGCRAALDAEHYLAALPANES is encoded by the coding sequence ATGTCTCAGCCCTTCCTGCAGGCCAACGTCGGAATCGGCGTGAACAAGGCGGGCGACGCCGCGGCCGCGGCCACCCCAGCCGATACTCCCGATACCTCCGCCAGCTCGGGTGGCACCCACGACCCTGCGGAGAAGATCCACAACGTGATCATCGTGGGCTCCGGGCCAGCCGGCTACACCGCCGCGATCTACGCCGCCCGCGCCGAGCTCGAGCCGATCGTCTTCGAGGGCATGGACTTCGGCGGCCTGCTGATGCAGACCACCGAGGTGGAGAACTTCCCGGGCTTCGCCAAGGGCATCCAGGGCCCAGAGTTGATGGACGAAATGCGCAACCAGGCGGAGCGTTTCGGCGCCGACCTGCGCATGGAGGACGTCGAGAAGATGGACCTGACCGGCGAGATCAAGAAGGTCTGGGTAGACGGCGAGGAGTACCAGGCACGCGCCGTCATCCTCGCAACCGGTGCGGCACCGCGCTACCTGAACATCCCGGGCGAGCAGGAGATGATCGGCCGCGGCGTGTCCGCCTGCGCCACCTGCGATGGCTTCTTCTTCAAGGACCGCAAGATCGCCATCGTCGGCGGCGGCGACTCCGCGATGGAGGAGGCGGATTTCCTCACCAAGTTCGGCGAGACCGTGACCCTCATCCACCGCCGCGACGAGTTCCGCGCCTCCAAGATCATGCAGGAGCGCGCTCGCCAGAACCCGAAGATCGAGTTCTTGATGAACTCCAAGGTCACCGCCGTCCACGGTGAGAGCGCAGTGACCTCCCTGACCGTCGAGGACACCGTCACCGGCGAAAGCCAGGAGATGGAATTCGACGCCCTCTTCGTCGCCATCGGCCACGACCCGCGCGTCAGCGTTTTCGAGGGGCAGGTGGAGCTGAAGGAGGACGGCTACGTCAAGGTTGACGAGCCAAGCACCGCCACCAGCCTGCCGGGCGTGTTCGCCGCCGGCGACCTCGTGGACTCCCACTACCAGCAGGCCATCACCGCAGCTGGCAGCGGCTGCCGCGCCGCCCTGGACGCGGAGCACTACCTGGCCGCACTGCCGGCCAACGAGAGCTAA
- the trxA gene encoding thioredoxin has product MSNIITVTQQTFKSTVVESDLPVLVDFWAQWCQPCLRMNPSLEELAEEMDGRAVVAKVNVDEERALAAMFQVMSIPALMVFKDGKKVAEFTGLQPKGTLVEKLESLA; this is encoded by the coding sequence ATGTCGAACATCATCACGGTCACGCAGCAGACATTTAAGTCCACCGTTGTGGAGTCCGACCTGCCGGTACTCGTGGATTTCTGGGCCCAGTGGTGCCAGCCCTGCCTGCGCATGAACCCCAGCCTCGAAGAACTTGCCGAGGAGATGGACGGCCGCGCCGTTGTCGCGAAGGTCAACGTCGACGAAGAGCGCGCGCTCGCAGCGATGTTCCAGGTGATGTCCATCCCAGCCCTCATGGTTTTTAAGGACGGCAAGAAGGTCGCGGAATTCACGGGCCTGCAGCCGAAGGGCACCCTCGTCGAGAAGCTGGAATCCCTCGCCTAG
- a CDS encoding N-acetylmuramoyl-L-alanine amidase, producing the protein MTDKQHAENHAPRVGQQNVLLTVGDKSPRVAEVRSALARLGMLSDYGAALTASNNEQWSEEEEFFDAVLATALRAFQQQRGIIADGVINETTLRALREASYKLGNRVLSLQDPQYVGDDVSELQSQLYDLGFYTGRVDGHFGPDTHQAVTQYQFEYGLNSDGMVGPDTLRALAYLGRRITGGSPHSIREKEMIRAAGPQLSGKRVVIDPGCGGSDEGTAVKGPFGAITEQEILWDLANRLEGRMISAGMETILSRSRTANPSDTERADLANAFGADVVISLRTDSYPNERANGVASFYFGSENGSRSMVGEKLSGYIQREIAARTDLLNCRTHARTWDILRLTKMPTVQVVPGYLTNPDDAAALTSPEVRDIIAEAIVVSVKRLYLMDQDSHRTGQFSFTELLRIEQQ; encoded by the coding sequence GTGACGGATAAACAACACGCCGAGAACCACGCCCCCCGCGTGGGCCAGCAGAATGTGCTGCTCACCGTGGGCGATAAGAGCCCCCGGGTCGCCGAGGTGCGCAGCGCCCTCGCCCGGCTCGGCATGCTCTCCGATTACGGCGCCGCGCTCACGGCCTCCAATAACGAGCAGTGGTCTGAGGAAGAGGAGTTCTTCGACGCCGTTTTGGCCACCGCCCTGCGCGCCTTCCAGCAGCAGCGCGGCATCATCGCCGACGGCGTGATCAACGAGACCACCCTGCGTGCCCTGCGCGAGGCGTCCTACAAACTCGGCAACCGAGTGCTGAGCCTGCAGGACCCACAGTACGTCGGCGACGACGTCTCCGAACTCCAGTCCCAGCTCTACGACCTGGGCTTTTACACCGGTCGGGTGGACGGGCACTTCGGCCCAGACACCCACCAGGCAGTCACTCAGTACCAATTTGAGTACGGGCTGAACTCCGATGGCATGGTCGGTCCGGACACCCTCCGCGCACTGGCCTACCTGGGCCGCCGCATCACCGGCGGCTCCCCACACTCCATCCGCGAGAAGGAGATGATCCGCGCCGCAGGTCCGCAACTTTCCGGCAAGCGCGTCGTCATCGACCCGGGCTGCGGTGGCTCCGACGAGGGCACCGCTGTGAAGGGCCCCTTCGGCGCGATCACCGAGCAGGAGATCCTCTGGGACCTCGCCAACCGCCTGGAGGGGCGCATGATCTCCGCAGGCATGGAGACGATCCTCTCCCGCAGCCGCACGGCGAACCCCAGCGACACTGAGCGCGCGGACCTCGCCAATGCCTTCGGGGCAGACGTGGTGATCTCCCTGCGCACCGATAGCTACCCGAACGAGCGCGCAAACGGCGTGGCCAGCTTCTACTTCGGCTCCGAGAACGGCTCGAGGTCCATGGTCGGCGAGAAGCTCTCGGGCTACATCCAGCGCGAGATCGCCGCCCGCACCGACCTGCTGAATTGCCGCACCCACGCCCGCACGTGGGACATCCTGCGGCTCACGAAGATGCCGACCGTGCAGGTCGTCCCCGGTTACCTGACGAACCCGGACGACGCGGCCGCGCTGACCTCGCCGGAGGTGCGCGACATCATCGCGGAGGCCATCGTCGTCTCCGTGAAGCGCCTGTACCTGATGGATCAGGACAGTCACCGCACGGGGCAGTTCAGCTTCACGGAGCTGCTGCGCATCGAGCAGCAGTAG
- a CDS encoding ParB/RepB/Spo0J family partition protein has translation MAKKDSASKKASSAQGGAKAPRGAARKPAMPAALPDREATRRGGLGRGLASLIPTGPSRPGLGNGAADVILGGGGAGGAAARRATGQDSGDAARGASASGADAGGTDIRHSDVNRPTSSMGENTGAPTQKSASAASGEAHASYAKGAAGSKVAKGGASTKADAPRSRGAKDSSHTKGSTAPQELTELQGSAESQGEAGGPELSNADSFGATYQELPLDAITTNPKQPRSVFDEEQLNELVHSIREFGLMQPIVVRPVSGAPAPYELIMGERRLRASKKAGLETIPAIVRETQDDAMLRDALLENIHRVQLNPLEEAAAYQQLLEEFGVTQEQLAKRIGRSRSLIANMIRLLQLPVAVQRRVSAGVLSAGHARALLALKGGEEAQAQLADRIVAEGLSVRATEEAVTLMNRGESQKQERKQRTPAPLPDYVNSWVDDFADTLETKVSVQMGKKRGRIVVEFGGQEDFDRIIEILGGGEQ, from the coding sequence GTGGCTAAGAAGGATTCGGCATCTAAGAAGGCTTCGAGCGCTCAGGGTGGCGCGAAGGCGCCTCGCGGGGCGGCCCGCAAGCCGGCGATGCCGGCGGCCCTCCCCGACCGGGAGGCCACCCGACGCGGTGGGCTGGGCCGCGGGCTTGCGAGCCTGATCCCGACCGGCCCATCTCGCCCGGGGCTGGGAAATGGTGCGGCCGACGTCATTCTTGGCGGCGGTGGCGCCGGCGGTGCTGCCGCCCGCCGTGCCACGGGTCAGGATTCCGGCGATGCTGCGCGCGGTGCTTCCGCGTCGGGCGCCGACGCCGGTGGTACCGATATTCGTCACAGTGACGTTAATCGCCCAACCTCCAGTATGGGCGAGAACACGGGTGCGCCGACCCAAAAATCCGCCTCCGCAGCATCTGGTGAAGCGCACGCTTCGTATGCCAAGGGGGCCGCGGGCTCGAAGGTCGCGAAGGGTGGCGCCTCGACAAAGGCCGATGCTCCCCGTTCTCGTGGGGCTAAGGACTCGTCCCACACGAAGGGCTCCACTGCGCCACAGGAGTTGACCGAACTGCAAGGCTCGGCCGAATCGCAGGGTGAGGCCGGGGGCCCGGAGCTCTCGAATGCGGATAGCTTCGGCGCGACCTATCAGGAGCTCCCGCTCGACGCGATCACGACGAACCCGAAGCAGCCGCGCTCCGTCTTCGACGAGGAGCAGCTGAACGAGCTGGTCCACTCCATCCGGGAGTTCGGGCTCATGCAACCTATCGTGGTGCGCCCGGTTAGCGGGGCGCCTGCTCCCTATGAACTCATCATGGGTGAGCGCCGCCTTCGCGCATCCAAGAAGGCTGGCCTGGAGACGATCCCGGCTATCGTCCGCGAGACGCAGGACGATGCGATGCTGCGCGACGCGCTGCTGGAGAATATCCACCGCGTGCAGCTGAACCCGCTTGAGGAGGCCGCCGCTTATCAGCAGCTGCTGGAGGAGTTCGGCGTCACCCAGGAGCAGCTGGCCAAGCGTATTGGGCGCTCCCGCTCCCTTATTGCGAACATGATCCGTCTGCTCCAGCTGCCCGTCGCGGTGCAGCGACGCGTGAGCGCCGGTGTTCTCAGCGCCGGTCATGCCCGCGCCCTGCTCGCGCTCAAGGGCGGAGAGGAAGCGCAGGCACAGCTGGCAGATCGTATCGTCGCCGAGGGCTTGAGCGTCCGCGCCACGGAAGAGGCGGTCACGCTGATGAACCGGGGCGAGAGCCAGAAGCAGGAGCGCAAGCAGCGCACCCCTGCCCCCCTGCCGGACTACGTGAACAGCTGGGTGGATGACTTCGCGGACACCCTGGAGACCAAGGTCAGCGTCCAGATGGGCAAGAAGCGGGGCCGTATCGTCGTGGAGTTCGGTGGCCAGGAGGACTTTGACCGCATCATTGAGATCCTCGGCGGCGGCGAACAGTAG
- a CDS encoding ParA family protein: MAPMQWDDTPIAQAARQAAKMQNSHNLKLPKPKKPRKITIANQKGGVGKTTSTVNLAWALGLHGLKVLVIDLDPQGNASTALDAEHRMGTPSSYELLIGEMTAAEVMQQNPVNENVYTIPATIDLAGSEIELVSMVRREYRLVDAINDDFLAEQGFDYVFIDCPPSLGLLTINAMTAVDEVLIPIQCEYYALEGVGQLLNNISMIRENLNKNLHISAVLLTMYDGRTKLSEQVSDEVRNHFGSVVLDNHIPRSVKVSEAPGYGQTVLQYDGGSRGALAYFDAAVEFAKRGDYLPSEETAPIGIAPELHNI, from the coding sequence GTGGCACCAATGCAGTGGGATGACACCCCAATCGCGCAGGCTGCGCGCCAGGCTGCCAAGATGCAGAACTCCCACAACCTGAAACTTCCGAAGCCGAAGAAGCCCCGGAAGATCACCATCGCCAACCAGAAGGGCGGGGTGGGTAAGACCACCTCCACGGTGAACCTCGCCTGGGCGCTGGGCTTGCATGGCCTCAAGGTCCTCGTTATCGACCTGGACCCGCAGGGCAATGCGTCTACCGCGCTGGACGCCGAGCACCGGATGGGCACCCCTTCCAGCTACGAGCTGCTGATCGGTGAGATGACTGCCGCCGAGGTGATGCAGCAGAATCCGGTGAACGAGAACGTCTATACGATCCCAGCAACCATCGACCTGGCTGGCTCCGAGATCGAGCTCGTCTCGATGGTGCGGCGCGAGTACCGCTTGGTTGATGCGATCAACGATGACTTTCTCGCTGAGCAGGGCTTTGACTACGTATTTATCGACTGCCCGCCTTCCCTCGGCCTGCTGACCATCAACGCGATGACCGCGGTCGATGAGGTGCTTATCCCCATCCAGTGCGAGTACTACGCGCTGGAGGGCGTGGGCCAGCTGCTGAATAACATCTCGATGATCCGCGAGAACCTCAACAAAAACCTGCACATCAGTGCCGTACTGCTGACCATGTACGACGGGCGCACGAAGCTCTCCGAGCAGGTCTCCGACGAGGTTCGAAACCACTTTGGTTCCGTGGTTCTGGATAACCACATCCCGCGCTCCGTCAAGGTGTCTGAGGCTCCGGGTTACGGCCAGACCGTTCTCCAGTACGACGGTGGTTCGCGCGGCGCCCTGGCCTACTTCGACGCCGCTGTCGAGTTCGCCAAGCGTGGCGACTACCTCCCGAGCGAGGAGACCGCCCCGATCGGCATCGCACCGGAGCTGCACAACATCTAA